A region from the Chrysoperla carnea chromosome 4, inChrCarn1.1, whole genome shotgun sequence genome encodes:
- the LOC123299348 gene encoding UPF0587 protein GA18326 — MVKIALQIKATLENIVSVRTHTDYNYFLKIKCTNCSEESDKWHDVNEKETFPSKTAKSDVNFLVKCKLCSRENSLDIIPKSTGEYTSDDQGKFKTIVVFDCRGIEPTAFSPRDGWIAVAEESGKVFEDVDLTEKEWVDYDDKTNQSVGIYELESQFVKQK, encoded by the exons ATGGTAAAAATTGCATTGCAAATTAAAGCAACTTTAGAAAATATTGTATCGGTGCGAACTCATACAgattataattactttttaaaaattaaatgtacaaattgtaGTGAAGAATCCGATAAATGGcatgatgttaacgaaaaagaAACATTTCCATCGAAAACAGCCAAGTCAGATGTGAATTTTTTAGTGAAATGTAAACTTTGTTCGCGTGAAAATAGTTTAGatataattccaaaatcaaccg GTGAATATACCAGTGACGACcaaggaaaatttaaaacaattgttgTATTTGATTGTCGTGGTATTGAACCAACAGCATTTTCACCGCGTGACGGATGGATTGCAGTTGCCGAAGAAAGTGGAAAAGTATTTGAAGATGTTGATTTAACAGAAAAAGAATGGGTTGATTATGATGACAAAACAAATCAATCAGTTGGGATTTATGAATTAGAATCAcaatttgttaaacaaaaataa
- the LOC123299292 gene encoding immunoglobulin domain and leucine-rich repeat-containing protein 2-like: MTTEIKFYNGHVINCNNIMSLLWSWLLILIIINSVNSEVWVTTGSGAHHRTRHADYVTNCPKPCECPTRHQIICKNINLAKDTVERRQLPHVTHVKLENVTPLLNRVTNLTLFQLFDIDTTTILEVQWISSNIMEIDSNAFENFNQLEKLNLADNKLQNVEHFLYINSLKSLNLSLNMIKDLPRPIFNGTKLLEELYLSHNQLHVIPFQIFAPMRSLEILDLSNNLIVTFLDHFFKQNKILKKLFLNDNRIEKLSTNALTDLKELSELNLAQNRLHVLTKGVFDALKHLKKLNLAYNHFVHLYKQTFHNLINLNELNLSGNNFTKMIPNLLNKNLNLRKLTIENSHIERVNNWDFNGMSSLEELYLRKNHYLHDIEHYVFDDLPNLQTLDISENQLSVLPKSMSTLTKLKYLDISKNYWACDCRMVWFKTWMIAHQNDIVTSDLSCGPHAYPNEMIPTLEHLNCTDPILLSKTPLQKYIVNTKVILDCKYTSNPLPSITWITPTKLIFHSNPEPSIPDIFYKHPIGHDFYMNAYKNGRIQVFENGSLIINNLTKTDVGAYTCFANTPTGNSSAVVIIQINPTEMYNVQINSIIFGLFCAAGFLTLTLLVQFLRFVLRKSGILNNCCSFCKRDKISPRAKQIYAMLDNIESYKSQQLERLRENYAQQVNRIKENCTQQVEWIQTSYQGQTKNLKDIRDIGTQHLTTIRGQYCDQVKRVREYSTCQLNWVRENYVFQRNKIRKFSAHQVLRIQKSYKYQQQTLNKVLENLPTLYFENCRTGQCGRTDSIVFDPEDVIGIDTYIKSKIEQLAEIPEPIIPDEMQSRLSLYYTPTERSIIGSPGTESHIIDGFEGIYINMIENVPTTSYAIENEDRRRFSLSEPIYSLSEPSCSTSNNSSKPSTASIRNSINVDSDDSDEESAVVVVRPQTIDEELVNNLSDNLPTAVKQSEKKCVSVCEDITSGGDTHRNSVGDSSTSNNNNIYSETAL, translated from the exons ATGAccactgaaataaaattttataatggtcACGTCATCAACTGTAATAACATTATGTCATTGCTGTGGTCCTGGctcttaattttaataataataaatagtgtaAATAGTGAAGTATGGGTAACAACGGGTTCTGGAGCACATCATCGGACCCGTCATGCAGATTACGTTACAAATTGTCCAAAACCGTGTGAATGTCCAACACGTCACCAAATCATatgtaaaaacataaatttggcAAAAGATACAGTGGAACGAAGACAATTACCACATGTAACTCACGTTAAACTAGAAAATGTAACACCGTTACTTAATCGAGTtacaaatttaacacttttcCAATTGTTCGATATCGATACAACAACTATATTAGAAGTCCAATGGATTTCAAGTAATATTATGGAAATTGATTCGAATGCATTCGAAAATTTCAACcagttagaaaaattaaatttagctgacaataaattacaaaatgtcgaacattttttgtacataaattcgttaaaatcattaaatttaagtttaaatatgaTCAAAGATCTTCCTCGACCGATTTTCAATGGTACAAAACTTCTTGAAGAATTATATTTATCACATAATCAGCTACATGTTATACCATTTCAAATATTTGCGCCAATGCGTAGTTTAGAAATATtagatttatcaaataatttaattgtaacattcttagatcatttttttaagcagaataaaattttaaagaaattatttttaaatgataatcgtattgaaaaattatcaacaaatgCACTTACAGACTTAAAAGAATTATCTGAATTAAATTTAGCGCAAAATCGTTTACATGTTTTAACAAAAGGGGTTTTTGATGcgttaaaacatttaaaaaaattaaatttagcatACAACCATTTCGTTCACTTATATAAGcaaacatttcataatttaattaatttaaatgaattaaatttaagtgggaataatttcacaaaaatgataccaaatttactcaataaaaatttaaatttacgcAAATTAACTATTGAAAATAGTCATATTGAACGCGTAAATAATTGGGATTTTAATGGCATGTCCTCTCTAGAAGAATTATATTTGCGTAAAAATCATTATCTACACGACATCGAACATTACGTATTTGATGATTTACCAAATCTCCAAACATTGGACATCAGCGAAAATCAACTAAGTGTTCTCCCAAAGTCAATGAGTACCCTtacgaaattaaaatatttggatataagtaaaaattattgggCCTGTGATTGTCGTATGGTTTGGTTTAAAACGTGGATGATAGCGCATCAAAATGATATTGTTACGTCAGATTTAAGTTGTGGACCACACGCTTATCCAAATGAAATGATTCCAACGTTAGAACATCTTAATTGTACTGACCcgattttattatcaaaaactccgctccaaaaatatattgtaaatacaaaagtGATTTTGGATTGTAAATATACGTCAAATCCATTACCGTCAATTACATGGATAAcaccaacaaaattaatattccaTTCGAATCCAGAACCAAGTATCCcggatatattttataaacatcccATAGGACATGATTTTTATATGAATGCATATAAAAATGGACGAATTCAAGTGTTTGAAAATGGTTcgttaatcataaataatttaacgaaAACGGATGTAGGAGCGTATACATGTTTTGCGAATACACCAACTGGTAATTCTTCCGCAGTGGTTATTATCCAAATTAATCCGACTGAAATGTATAACGTCCAAattaatagtattatttttggattattttgtgCTGCCGGTTTTCTAACGTTAACGTTACTTGTACAATTTTTACGTTTTGTTTTACgcaa GTCTGGTATCCTAAATAATTGTTGCAGTTTTTGTAAACGAGATAAAATCTCACCTCGAGCCAAACAGATTTATGCAATGTTGGATAACATCGAATCATATAAATCGCAACAATTGGAACGGTTGCGAGAGAATTATGCTCAACAA gTTAATCGAATCAAAGAAAATTGTACTCAGCAAGTGGAATGGATTCAAACAAGTTACCAGGGTCAAACCAAGAATTTGAAAGATATTCGAGATATTGGAACACAGCATTTGACTACAATACGCGGTCAATATTGTGATCAG gtcaaaCGTGTTCGGGAATATTCAACCTGTCAATTAAATTGGGTACGTGAAAATTACGTCTTCCAAcgcaataaaatacgaaaatttagtGCCCATCAAGTGTTACGTATCCAAAAATCCTACAAATACCAACAACAAACGTTGAACAAAGTCTTAGAAAATTTACCAACACTATACTTCGAAAATTGTCGTACTGGACAATGTGGTCGAACTGATTCCATTGTTTTCGATCCAGAGGACGTAATTGGAATTGATACCTACATCAAATCGAAAATTGAACAATTAGCTGAAATTCCTGAACCAATTATTCCAGATGAAATGCAAAGTCGATTATCGTTGTATTATACACCGACAGAGCGTTCAATTATTGGTTCACCCGGTACAGAGAGTCACATAATTGATGGTTTTGAaggtatttacataaatatgatCGAAAATGTTCCAACAACTTCGTACGCAATTGAAAATGAAGATCGAAGACGATTCTCGCTATCAGAACCGATTTATAGTTTATCCGAGCCAAGCTGTAGTACTTCAAATAATAGTAGCAAGCCCAGTACAGCAAGTATACGCAATTCAATTAATGTGGACAGTGATGACAGTGATGAGGAAAGTGCTGTGGTTGTTGTTCGACCTCAAACAATTGATGAGgaacttgtaaataatttaagtgaTAATTTACCGACTGCCGTCAAACAAAGTGAAAAGAAATGTGTGAGTGTTTGTGAGGATATTACCAGTGGTGGGGATACTCATCGAAACAGTGTTGGTGATTCATCGAcaagtaataacaataatatttatagtgaAACTGCCTTGTAG